One window of Fusobacterium polymorphum genomic DNA carries:
- a CDS encoding sensor histidine kinase, whose product MFIKKDSLLLRIISYNGIAIVIVASIMATLFGIMIFNELNMRLLDKSRERTLLVNKAYLYYIDKSREHLYDASTDAVNLVLVDSNDKLLQNRLASAVRNQLSTESYALYGKSFIQIVSTNRIILGESGDRDIKYDLYKNNNIIPSKDFLEYGKAEYVSTKEALYVRIVQPYRLYKSTERNYIILTFPLTNYSLSEIKEYAYLTKEDKVFILSKGGYLYGELSLDKIDDFFGNFKFNKVGRELSDNKYYFSEKKIGDDYYYLGMLALKNDNSDDYVGDIGVAISKNDFVVIKYMLATIILVVGILAVVISTALCARIFAKLLSPLNALADKTKKIGINDEKDKGGIDFKEENIFEIRSISNSLKFMTERIEENENLLKQNNNKLNTNLNRLVAVERLLMGIDLVGSLSEGVNEVLRALTSEVGLGYSRAIYLEYNEEKDELSVKNYAINPHILANTEKYTEGINGFTFQINNIGEMMPLLNVKYEPGGIFWESMESGKIIYHNDKGFKYTYGNKLFKTLGLKNFMILPVADEDIKIGCILVDYFGKNNLISEEEVEVNNLLLMNLLIRIKNAMTEESKLMKERYLTMSKISNKFIKNNKKLINHIETFIENLTNNGYNNKDIDKIKRYLRDEKKKNIVIKDSLDSSKNNFEVFNFEKLIEKIVKNSEKILKKYGINTSLFIDFSGNMYGDKKKIYQMFIQILRNSINAILTRNKLDKKINIVVVGDKNHRIILEIIDNGVGMTQEEVKAVMRPYSDAKGDSIMGTGLITIYKIVKEHNGFMTISSELDVGTKIRIIFNEYREETNQ is encoded by the coding sequence ATGTTTATAAAGAAGGATTCTCTACTTTTAAGAATAATTTCATATAATGGGATTGCGATAGTAATTGTTGCTTCAATTATGGCAACTCTTTTTGGAATTATGATTTTTAATGAATTGAATATGAGACTTTTGGATAAATCTCGTGAGAGAACTTTACTTGTGAACAAGGCTTATTTATATTATATTGATAAAAGTCGTGAACATTTGTATGATGCTTCAACTGATGCAGTAAATTTGGTTTTAGTTGATAGTAATGATAAACTACTTCAAAATAGATTAGCATCAGCAGTAAGAAATCAACTTAGTACAGAATCATATGCTTTATATGGAAAATCATTTATTCAGATAGTTTCTACTAATAGAATAATTTTAGGAGAAAGTGGAGATAGGGATATAAAATATGATTTATACAAAAATAATAATATTATTCCTTCAAAAGACTTTTTGGAGTATGGTAAAGCGGAATATGTTAGCACAAAAGAGGCACTTTATGTTAGAATAGTTCAACCATATAGATTGTATAAATCAACTGAGAGAAATTACATTATTTTAACATTTCCTTTAACTAATTACAGTCTATCAGAAATAAAAGAATATGCTTATTTGACTAAAGAGGATAAGGTATTTATTCTTTCAAAAGGTGGTTATTTATATGGAGAGTTGAGTTTAGATAAGATTGATGATTTTTTTGGAAATTTTAAATTTAATAAAGTTGGAAGAGAATTATCAGATAATAAATATTATTTCTCAGAAAAGAAAATAGGTGATGATTACTATTATTTAGGAATGCTTGCCTTAAAAAATGATAATAGTGATGATTATGTTGGAGATATAGGAGTTGCTATATCTAAAAATGATTTTGTTGTAATAAAGTATATGTTAGCAACCATAATATTAGTTGTTGGTATATTAGCAGTTGTTATAAGTACAGCCCTTTGTGCAAGAATTTTTGCAAAACTTCTTAGTCCTTTAAATGCACTAGCAGATAAGACTAAAAAGATAGGAATAAATGATGAGAAAGATAAAGGTGGGATAGATTTTAAAGAAGAAAATATCTTTGAAATCCGTTCAATTTCAAATTCTTTAAAATTTATGACAGAAAGAATAGAAGAAAATGAAAATCTTTTGAAACAAAATAATAACAAATTAAATACAAACTTAAATAGATTAGTAGCAGTTGAAAGGCTATTAATGGGGATAGATTTAGTTGGAAGCTTGTCAGAAGGAGTAAATGAAGTTTTAAGAGCCTTAACATCAGAAGTTGGTTTAGGATATAGTAGAGCTATATATTTAGAGTACAATGAAGAAAAAGATGAACTTTCAGTAAAAAATTATGCTATAAATCCTCATATATTAGCAAATACAGAAAAATACACAGAAGGTATAAATGGTTTTACATTTCAGATTAATAACATAGGGGAGATGATGCCTCTTTTAAATGTAAAATATGAACCAGGCGGAATATTTTGGGAAAGTATGGAATCAGGGAAAATAATCTATCATAATGATAAAGGTTTTAAATATACTTATGGAAATAAATTATTTAAGACACTTGGCTTAAAAAACTTTATGATATTACCTGTTGCTGATGAAGATATAAAAATAGGCTGTATATTGGTTGATTATTTTGGAAAGAATAATTTAATTTCTGAAGAAGAAGTTGAAGTAAATAACTTATTGTTGATGAACTTACTAATAAGAATTAAGAATGCTATGACAGAAGAAAGTAAGCTGATGAAAGAAAGATATTTGACAATGTCTAAAATTTCTAATAAGTTCATTAAGAATAATAAAAAATTAATTAACCATATTGAAACTTTTATTGAAAATTTAACAAATAATGGATATAATAATAAAGATATAGATAAAATAAAACGATACTTAAGAGATGAAAAAAAGAAAAATATTGTTATCAAGGATTCTTTAGATAGTAGCAAAAATAATTTTGAAGTATTTAATTTTGAAAAATTAATAGAAAAAATAGTAAAAAATAGTGAAAAAATATTAAAAAAATATGGAATTAATACTTCACTATTTATAGATTTTTCTGGAAATATGTATGGAGATAAGAAAAAAATATATCAAATGTTTATACAAATTTTAAGAAATTCAATAAATGCTATTCTTACTAGAAATAAACTGGATAAAAAGATTAATATAGTTGTTGTAGGGGATAAAAATCATCGTATTATTTTAGAGATAATTGATAATGGTGTTGGAATGACACAGGAAGAAGTTAAGGCAGTTATGAGACCATATTCAGATGCAAAAGGTGATAGTATAATGGGAACAGGACTTATAACTATATACAAAATAGTAAAAGAGCATAATGGTTTTATGACTATATCTTCTGAACTAGATGTTGGAACAAAGATAAGAATAATTTTTAATGAATACAGGGAGGAAACAAATCAATGA
- the nifU gene encoding Fe-S cluster assembly scaffold protein NifU: MQYTEKVMQHFMNPHNVGVIENPDGYGKVGNPSCGDIMEIFIKVDDDKISDVKFRTFGCASAIASSSISTDMIIGKTVDEALQVTNKAVVEALGGLPAVKMHCSVLAEEAIKMAIEDYISKRDGKKAQ; encoded by the coding sequence ATGCAATATACAGAAAAAGTTATGCAACATTTTATGAACCCTCATAATGTAGGAGTAATTGAAAATCCAGATGGATATGGAAAAGTAGGAAATCCTTCTTGTGGAGATATAATGGAAATTTTTATTAAAGTTGATGATGACAAAATATCAGATGTAAAGTTTAGAACATTTGGTTGTGCATCAGCTATTGCAAGTTCTTCAATTTCAACTGATATGATTATTGGAAAGACAGTTGATGAAGCTTTACAAGTAACAAATAAGGCTGTTGTTGAAGCGTTAGGTGGATTACCAGCTGTTAAAATGCACTGTTCAGTTTTAGCAGAAGAAGCTATAAAAATGGCAATAGAAGACTATATCTCAAAAAGAGATGGAAAAAAAGCACAATAA
- a CDS encoding carboxypeptidase M32 yields the protein MREKFRELVKKKNRIYANLELLHWDLETKTPVKSKPYLSDLVAELSMQEYDLFTSDEFVNLVENLNKEKENLSEIEKKEIELSMEDIERMKKIPSDEYEAYAKLTSINQGIWEEAKSKKDFSIVKANLEKIFNYNKKFAEYRRKNEKNLYDVLLNDYEKGMDIEKLDIFFNELKKEIVPFLKKIQEKKKSLKEENKIDVPVDEDIQFKFAKYLANYVGFDFEKGIIETSEHPFTLNLNKNDVRLTTNNKKDTPFSTVFSIIHEAGHGIYEQQTGDELIDTLLGTGGTMGLHESQSRFMENIVGRNKSFWKPLYKKAQEFYPFLKDIDFEEFSKQINKIEPGLIRVEADELTYSLHIMVRYEIEKMIFAGEVNVDDLPKIWNQKMVEYLGIEPKNDSEGLMQDVHWYCGLVGYFPSYAIGSAYASQIYNTMKKDFDVDKALENQDIKKITDWLGEKIHKYGRLKDTAEIIKKVTGEELNPKYYIDYLKEKYSKIYEI from the coding sequence ATGAGAGAAAAATTTAGAGAGTTAGTAAAAAAGAAAAATAGAATATATGCTAACTTAGAGCTTTTACATTGGGACTTAGAAACAAAAACTCCTGTAAAATCAAAACCATATTTATCTGACTTAGTTGCAGAACTTAGTATGCAGGAATATGATCTATTCACTTCTGATGAATTTGTAAATTTAGTAGAAAATTTAAATAAAGAAAAAGAAAATTTATCTGAAATTGAAAAAAAAGAAATTGAGCTTTCAATGGAAGATATAGAAAGAATGAAAAAAATACCTTCAGATGAGTATGAAGCATATGCAAAATTGACAAGTATAAATCAAGGCATCTGGGAGGAAGCAAAATCTAAAAAAGATTTTTCAATAGTTAAGGCTAATTTAGAAAAAATATTTAACTATAATAAAAAGTTTGCAGAGTATAGAAGAAAAAATGAAAAAAATCTTTATGATGTACTATTAAATGATTATGAAAAAGGAATGGATATTGAGAAATTAGATATATTTTTTAATGAATTGAAAAAAGAAATTGTACCTTTCTTAAAGAAAATACAAGAGAAGAAAAAATCTTTAAAAGAAGAAAATAAAATAGATGTTCCAGTTGATGAGGATATACAATTTAAGTTTGCAAAGTATTTAGCAAATTATGTAGGTTTTGATTTTGAAAAAGGAATTATAGAAACAAGTGAACATCCATTTACTTTAAATTTGAATAAAAATGATGTTAGACTTACAACAAATAATAAAAAAGATACACCATTTTCAACAGTTTTTTCAATAATACATGAAGCAGGACATGGGATTTATGAGCAACAAACAGGTGATGAACTTATAGATACTTTACTTGGTACAGGTGGAACTATGGGATTACATGAATCACAATCAAGATTTATGGAAAATATAGTTGGAAGAAATAAATCATTTTGGAAACCATTGTATAAAAAGGCACAAGAGTTTTATCCATTTTTAAAAGATATTGATTTTGAAGAGTTTTCTAAGCAAATAAATAAAATTGAGCCAGGACTTATAAGAGTTGAAGCAGATGAGTTAACATATTCTTTACATATTATGGTAAGATATGAAATAGAAAAAATGATATTTGCTGGTGAAGTAAATGTAGATGATTTGCCAAAAATTTGGAATCAAAAAATGGTAGAATATTTAGGAATAGAACCTAAGAATGATTCAGAAGGGCTTATGCAAGATGTTCATTGGTATTGTGGTTTAGTTGGATATTTTCCTTCTTATGCCATAGGTAGTGCCTATGCTTCTCAAATTTATAACACTATGAAAAAAGATTTTGATGTAGATAAGGCTTTAGAAAATCAAGATATAAAAAAAATAACTGATTGGCTTGGAGAAAAAATTCATAAATATGGAAGACTAAAAGATACTGCTGAAATCATTAAAAAAGTTACAGGTGAAGAGCTAAATCCAAAATACTATATTGACTACTTAAAAGAAAAATATAGTAAAATTTACGAAATATAG
- the ileS gene encoding isoleucine--tRNA ligase gives MSEKEYTSTLHLPKTDFQMKANLPTKEPKYIKKWTEEKIYEKGLEKNKNGETFILHDGPPYANGNTHIGHALNKILKDIIVKYKTFRGFKSPYVPGWDTHGLPIELQVVKEVGVAKAREMSALEIRKLCEKYARKWVGIQKEQFIRLGVLGDWDNPYLTLDPRFEAKQLELFGEIYENGYIFKGLKPVYWSPATETALAEAEIEYYDHVSPSIYVRMQANKDLLDKIGFNEDAYVLIWTTTPWTLPANVAICLNENFDYGLYKTEKGNLILAKDLAESAFKDIGIENAELIKEFKGKDLEYTTYKHPFLERTGLVILGNHVTADAGTGAVHTAPGHGQDDYVVGLNYKLPVISPIDHRGCLTEEAGDLFKGLVYSEANKAIIKHLTETGHILKMQEINHSYPHDWRSKTPVIFRATEQWFIRMEGGDLREKTLKVIDKINFIPSWGKNRIGSMMETRPDWCISRQRVWGVPIPIFYNDETNEEIFHKEILDRICGLVREHGSNIWVEKSPEELIGEELLVKYNLKGLKLRKETNIMDVWFDSGSSHRGVLEVWEGLHRPCDLYLEGSDQHRGWFHTSLLTSVASTGDSPYKSVLTHGFVNDGEGRKMSKSLGNTVSPEDVIKVYGADILRLWCGSVDYRDDVRISDNIVKQMSEAYRRIRNTARYILGNSYDFNPKTDKVAYKDMLEIDKWALNKLEVLKRSVTESYDKYEFYNLFQGIHYFAAIDMSAFYLDIIKDRLYTEKKDSIARRAAQTVMYEVLMTLTKMVAPILSFTAEEIWESIPAETREAESIFLADWYVNNDEYLKPELDEKWQQIIKLRKEVNKKLEKARQGENKIIGNSLDAKVSLYTEDNTLKDFIKENLELLETVFIISDLEVVDSVDENFTDAEEIEKLKIKITHADGEKCERCWKYDELGTDSEHPTLCPRCTAVLK, from the coding sequence ATGAGTGAGAAAGAGTACACAAGTACGCTACATTTACCAAAAACAGACTTTCAAATGAAAGCAAATTTACCTACTAAAGAGCCAAAGTACATAAAGAAGTGGACTGAGGAAAAGATTTATGAAAAAGGTTTAGAAAAAAATAAAAATGGGGAAACTTTTATATTACATGATGGACCACCTTATGCAAATGGAAATACTCATATAGGACATGCTTTAAATAAGATATTAAAAGATATAATTGTAAAGTATAAAACATTTAGAGGATTTAAATCACCTTATGTTCCTGGTTGGGATACTCATGGATTACCAATAGAATTACAAGTAGTTAAAGAAGTTGGAGTTGCTAAAGCAAGAGAAATGTCTGCTTTAGAAATAAGAAAACTTTGTGAAAAATATGCTAGAAAATGGGTAGGAATACAAAAAGAACAATTTATAAGATTAGGAGTTTTAGGAGATTGGGATAATCCTTATCTAACACTTGACCCTAGATTTGAAGCTAAACAATTAGAGCTATTTGGAGAAATTTATGAAAATGGATATATATTTAAAGGTTTAAAACCTGTTTACTGGTCACCTGCAACAGAAACAGCACTTGCTGAAGCAGAAATAGAATATTATGACCATGTATCTCCATCTATTTATGTAAGAATGCAAGCTAATAAGGATTTATTGGATAAAATAGGATTTAATGAAGATGCTTATGTATTGATATGGACAACTACTCCTTGGACATTACCAGCAAATGTGGCTATATGTTTGAATGAAAATTTTGACTATGGGCTATATAAGACAGAAAAAGGTAATTTAATACTTGCAAAAGATTTAGCAGAAAGTGCATTTAAAGATATAGGAATAGAAAATGCTGAGCTTATAAAAGAATTTAAAGGGAAAGATTTAGAATATACAACATATAAACATCCTTTCTTAGAAAGAACAGGACTTGTAATATTAGGTAATCATGTTACTGCTGATGCAGGTACAGGAGCAGTTCATACTGCACCAGGACATGGACAAGATGACTATGTTGTAGGACTTAACTATAAATTACCAGTTATATCTCCAATTGACCATAGAGGTTGCTTAACAGAAGAAGCAGGAGATTTATTTAAAGGACTTGTTTATTCAGAAGCTAATAAGGCTATAATAAAACATTTAACTGAAACTGGGCATATATTAAAAATGCAAGAAATAAATCACTCTTATCCACATGACTGGAGATCTAAGACACCTGTTATATTCAGAGCTACTGAACAATGGTTCATAAGAATGGAAGGTGGAGATTTAAGAGAAAAGACTTTAAAAGTTATTGATAAAATAAACTTTATACCTTCTTGGGGTAAAAATAGAATAGGTTCTATGATGGAAACAAGACCTGACTGGTGTATATCAAGACAAAGAGTTTGGGGAGTTCCTATACCAATATTCTACAATGATGAAACAAATGAAGAAATATTCCATAAAGAAATATTAGATAGAATTTGTGGATTAGTGAGAGAACACGGATCTAATATCTGGGTTGAAAAAAGTCCAGAAGAACTAATTGGTGAAGAATTATTAGTAAAATATAATTTAAAAGGTTTAAAACTAAGAAAAGAAACTAATATAATGGATGTTTGGTTTGACTCAGGAAGTAGCCATAGAGGAGTATTAGAAGTTTGGGAAGGTTTACATAGACCATGTGACTTGTACCTTGAAGGTTCTGACCAACATAGAGGATGGTTCCATACTTCACTTTTAACATCAGTTGCATCAACTGGGGATTCACCTTATAAGAGTGTATTAACTCATGGCTTCGTTAATGATGGTGAAGGAAGAAAAATGTCTAAGTCTTTAGGAAATACAGTTTCTCCTGAAGATGTAATAAAAGTTTATGGAGCAGATATATTAAGACTTTGGTGTGGTTCAGTTGATTATAGAGATGATGTAAGAATATCTGATAATATAGTTAAACAAATGTCAGAAGCATACAGAAGAATAAGAAATACTGCAAGATATATACTTGGAAACAGCTATGATTTTAACCCGAAAACTGATAAAGTAGCATATAAAGATATGTTAGAAATAGATAAATGGGCTTTAAATAAATTAGAAGTATTAAAGAGAAGTGTAACAGAAAGTTATGATAAATATGAATTCTATAACTTATTCCAAGGTATACATTATTTTGCAGCAATAGATATGTCAGCCTTCTACCTAGATATAATAAAAGATAGACTTTACACTGAAAAGAAAGATTCTATTGCAAGAAGAGCAGCACAAACAGTAATGTATGAAGTTTTAATGACTTTAACAAAAATGGTTGCACCAATACTTTCATTTACAGCAGAAGAAATCTGGGAAAGTATACCAGCTGAAACAAGAGAAGCTGAATCAATTTTCTTAGCAGATTGGTATGTAAATAATGATGAATATTTAAAACCAGAGCTTGATGAAAAATGGCAACAAATTATAAAATTGAGAAAAGAAGTAAATAAAAAATTAGAAAAAGCTAGACAAGGTGAAAATAAAATAATAGGAAACTCATTGGATGCAAAAGTTAGCCTATATACAGAAGATAATACTTTAAAAGACTTTATAAAAGAAAACTTAGAATTATTAGAAACTGTATTTATTATTTCTGATTTAGAAGTAGTGGATTCTGTTGATGAAAACTTTACAGATGCAGAAGAAATAGAAAAATTAAAAATAAAAATTACTCATGCAGATGGAGAAAAATGTGAAAGATGTTGGAAGTATGATGAGTTAGGAACTGACTCAGAACATCCTACACTTTGTCCAAGATGTACAGCAGTATTGAAATAG
- a CDS encoding Tex family protein yields the protein MEKIYKIVAEELKIPVDKVENTIKLLDDGATIPFVARYRKEITGNLDEVQIGDILQKVEYLRNLEERKEEVIRLIEEQGKLTEELRNSIIEAKILQEVEDIYFPYRKKKKTKADIAKERGLEPLAEKFYTENNLEEIQNLAKDFITEEVPTVEDAIEGAMLIIAQNISEKAEYRERIREIYLKYSIIESKASKKAAELDEKKVYNDYYEYAEKVEKMPSHRILALNRGEKEDILTVHLRLEDSDRERIESMILKEFPKNDLAVTYKEIIKDSLDRLIVPSIEREVRNALTERAEIESIAVFKDNLKNLLLQAPLKEKNVLALDPGYRTGCKVAVIDKYGFYKENTVFFLVEAMHNPKQIQDARDKFLKLVKKYDIDIVSIGNGTASRETETFVANIIKEEKLNVKYLIVNEAGASVYSASKIAAEEFPDLDVTVRGAISIGRRIQDPLAELVKIDPKSIGVGMYQHDVNQSKLDESLDNVISHVVNNVGANINTASWALLSHISGIKKTVAKNIVDYRKENGNFKNRKEILKVKGVGPKAYEQMAGFLVIPEGENILDNTVIHPESYGIAEAILEKIGFDLEKYNNELDVARERLKSFDYKKFAKENEFGLETVKDVYEALLKDRRDPRDDFEKPLLKSDILNIDNLEVGMELEGTVRNVVKFGAFIDIGLKNDALLHISEISDKYIDDPSKVLSVGQIIKVKIKDVDKDRGRVGLTRKGQN from the coding sequence ATGGAAAAGATTTATAAAATTGTAGCTGAAGAATTAAAAATACCAGTTGATAAAGTTGAAAACACAATAAAACTTTTAGATGATGGAGCTACTATACCTTTTGTTGCAAGATATAGAAAAGAAATAACAGGAAATTTGGATGAAGTACAGATAGGAGATATCTTACAAAAGGTTGAATATTTAAGAAATTTAGAAGAAAGAAAAGAAGAAGTAATAAGACTGATTGAAGAACAAGGAAAATTAACAGAAGAATTAAGAAATAGTATAATAGAAGCAAAAATTTTACAAGAAGTTGAGGATATTTATTTTCCATACAGAAAGAAAAAGAAAACAAAGGCTGACATTGCTAAGGAAAGAGGTTTAGAACCACTAGCAGAAAAATTTTATACAGAAAATAATTTAGAAGAAATTCAAAATTTAGCAAAGGATTTTATAACAGAAGAAGTCCCAACAGTTGAAGATGCAATAGAAGGAGCTATGCTTATAATTGCACAAAATATTTCTGAAAAAGCTGAATATAGAGAAAGAATAAGAGAAATATATTTAAAATATTCTATTATAGAATCAAAAGCTAGTAAAAAAGCAGCTGAATTAGATGAAAAGAAAGTCTATAATGATTATTATGAATATGCTGAAAAAGTTGAAAAGATGCCTTCGCATAGAATACTTGCATTGAACAGAGGAGAAAAAGAAGACATATTAACAGTTCATTTAAGACTTGAAGATTCTGATAGAGAAAGAATTGAAAGTATGATTCTTAAAGAATTTCCTAAAAATGATTTAGCTGTAACTTACAAAGAAATTATAAAAGATTCTTTAGATAGACTTATAGTTCCTTCTATTGAAAGAGAAGTTAGAAATGCTTTAACAGAAAGAGCAGAAATTGAATCAATAGCAGTATTTAAAGATAATTTAAAAAATTTACTTTTACAAGCACCTTTAAAGGAAAAAAATGTTTTAGCACTTGACCCAGGATACAGAACAGGTTGTAAGGTTGCAGTTATAGATAAATATGGTTTCTACAAAGAAAATACAGTATTTTTCTTAGTTGAAGCTATGCATAATCCAAAACAAATTCAAGATGCTAGGGATAAGTTTTTAAAATTAGTTAAAAAATATGACATAGATATTGTAAGTATAGGAAATGGAACTGCTTCAAGAGAAACAGAAACTTTTGTTGCTAATATAATAAAAGAAGAAAAGTTAAATGTAAAATACTTGATAGTTAATGAAGCAGGAGCTTCTGTTTACTCAGCCTCAAAAATTGCAGCAGAGGAATTTCCAGACTTAGATGTAACAGTAAGAGGGGCTATCTCAATAGGAAGAAGAATACAAGACCCACTTGCTGAACTTGTAAAGATTGACCCTAAATCTATTGGGGTTGGAATGTATCAACACGATGTAAACCAATCTAAATTAGATGAGTCCTTAGATAATGTAATAAGTCATGTGGTAAATAATGTTGGAGCAAACATAAATACTGCTTCTTGGGCTTTACTTTCTCATATTTCTGGGATAAAAAAGACTGTTGCTAAAAATATAGTTGATTACAGAAAAGAAAATGGAAACTTTAAGAATAGAAAAGAAATTTTAAAAGTTAAAGGTGTTGGACCAAAAGCCTATGAACAAATGGCAGGTTTCTTAGTTATACCAGAAGGGGAAAATATTTTAGATAATACAGTTATCCACCCTGAATCTTATGGAATAGCAGAGGCTATTTTAGAAAAAATAGGTTTTGATTTAGAAAAATACAATAATGAATTAGATGTAGCAAGAGAAAGATTGAAATCTTTTGATTACAAGAAATTTGCTAAAGAAAATGAATTTGGTTTAGAAACAGTAAAAGATGTCTATGAAGCACTTTTAAAAGATAGAAGAGACCCAAGAGATGATTTTGAAAAACCACTTTTAAAATCAGATATTTTAAATATTGATAATTTAGAAGTAGGAATGGAGCTTGAAGGGACAGTTAGAAATGTTGTTAAGTTTGGAGCATTTATAGATATTGGTTTAAAGAATGATGCACTTTTACACATTTCAGAAATATCAGATAAATATATAGATGATCCAAGTAAGGTTTTATCAGTTGGGCAGATAATAAAAGTTAAAATAAAAGATGTTGATAAAGATAGAGGAAGAGTAGGCTTAACAAGAAAAGGGCAAAATTAA
- a CDS encoding D-alanyl-D-alanine carboxypeptidase family protein codes for MYKKFKKVFLVMSILGILFTNNYANEIKEVQLIDDFSAELLGETKNQEAEVPKPPVQQQTQEITEEKNIGEEQIEKSKDKVSEDKNENKSKEETVKNENSHKENKVKKDEIKEAIEKASEKNNSVKEIKEVQEDKDLAIEEPENLIKDKQKYEMIKYYSADGVEWELPDNFRAVIVGDTKGNVIFAKDADTMYPLASVTKMMSLMVTFDEINAGNISLSDSVRISKNPLKYGGSGIPLKAGQIFILEDLIKASAVYSANNATYAIAEYVGNGSVFGFVAKMNRKLKELGLQNEIRYHTPAGLPTRVTKQPMDEGTARGIYKLSIEALKYKKYIEIAGIKKTKIYNEKISIRNRNHLIGENGVYGIKTGFHKEAKYNIAVASKFEDTDVIIVVMGGETYKTRDGIVLSVLDILNNNYTVKNGLIKRK; via the coding sequence ATGTATAAGAAATTCAAAAAAGTATTTTTAGTTATGTCAATTTTAGGAATATTATTTACTAATAATTATGCAAATGAAATTAAAGAAGTTCAGTTAATAGATGATTTTTCAGCAGAACTTTTAGGAGAAACAAAAAATCAAGAAGCAGAAGTTCCAAAACCACCAGTACAGCAGCAAACACAAGAAATTACAGAAGAAAAAAATATTGGTGAAGAACAAATAGAAAAATCAAAAGATAAAGTTTCAGAAGATAAAAATGAAAATAAATCAAAAGAAGAAACTGTAAAAAATGAAAATTCTCATAAAGAAAATAAAGTAAAAAAAGATGAAATAAAAGAAGCAATTGAAAAAGCTAGTGAAAAAAATAATAGTGTAAAAGAAATTAAAGAAGTTCAAGAAGATAAAGATTTAGCAATTGAAGAGCCAGAAAATCTGATAAAAGATAAACAAAAATATGAAATGATTAAATACTATTCTGCTGATGGTGTGGAATGGGAATTGCCAGATAATTTTAGAGCAGTTATAGTTGGAGACACAAAAGGAAATGTAATATTTGCAAAAGATGCAGATACCATGTATCCACTTGCCTCTGTTACAAAGATGATGTCTTTAATGGTAACATTTGATGAAATTAATGCAGGAAATATTTCTTTAAGTGATAGCGTAAGAATAAGTAAAAATCCTTTAAAATATGGAGGAAGTGGAATTCCTTTAAAAGCAGGTCAAATATTTATTTTAGAAGATTTAATAAAAGCTTCTGCAGTATATTCAGCTAACAATGCAACTTATGCAATAGCAGAATATGTAGGAAATGGAAGTGTATTTGGCTTTGTTGCTAAAATGAATAGAAAATTAAAGGAATTAGGTTTACAAAATGAGATAAGATATCATACTCCTGCTGGTCTACCTACAAGAGTTACTAAACAGCCTATGGATGAGGGGACTGCAAGAGGAATATACAAACTATCAATAGAAGCATTAAAATATAAAAAATATATTGAAATTGCAGGAATCAAAAAAACCAAAATCTATAATGAAAAAATATCTATAAGAAATAGAAATCATTTAATTGGAGAAAATGGAGTATATGGAATAAAAACAGGTTTTCATAAGGAAGCAAAGTACAATATAGCTGTGGCAAGTAAATTTGAAGATACTGATGTAATTATTGTAGTTATGGGAGGAGAAACATATAAGACAAGAGATGGGATTGTTCTTAGTGTTTTAGATATCTTAAATAATAATTATACAGTTAAAAATGGATTAATTAAAAGAAAATAA
- a CDS encoding DUF1353 domain-containing protein, with translation MELTKLLVKDLMNGKFELFSDYVYKTKEYLIKVPKGFVTDYASIPKLFRTVVLPYGKHSGASVIHDWLYSSMCNLDISREKADKIFLEILKEEKVNFLLRILMYIAVRKFGRSRFRNGV, from the coding sequence ATGGAATTGACAAAATTATTGGTTAAAGATTTAATGAATGGCAAATTTGAATTATTTTCTGATTATGTGTACAAGACAAAGGAATATCTTATTAAAGTCCCAAAAGGTTTTGTTACAGATTATGCAAGTATACCTAAATTATTTAGAACAGTAGTTCTTCCTTATGGAAAACATAGTGGAGCAAGTGTAATTCATGATTGGCTGTATTCATCTATGTGTAATTTAGATATAAGTAGAGAAAAGGCAGATAAGATATTTTTAGAGATACTAAAAGAGGAAAAAGTAAATTTTTTGCTAAGAATACTTATGTATATTGCAGTAAGAAAATTTGGTAGAAGTAGATTTAGAAATGGAGTTTAA